In Planktothrix serta PCC 8927, a single window of DNA contains:
- a CDS encoding adenylyltransferase/cytidyltransferase family protein, protein MIEKKPIRIYVDMVADLFHAGHANFLKQARALGDQLIVGIHSDETVAGYKRQPLMSMAERIAVVESCRYVDEVIPNAPLNVTLDYLNQLKIDYVCHGDDVSPENLEKWYGEIHKQGRLKLVPYTKNISTTNLLQRVSSRSKFNFISQPIQVDFVAYHDLQAQAGLSVFEAMSQHFDCRWLIGPEQQPTGAKAAVLLDHTHHHPQIRKSAQGYQYLFYLPHDLGDVDAYEIEKQRLKEFNIIFVPGSLHRNYAQQALGLSYTQPFHKPTQLILQGGWPKYDKINLAESNNELYLKLTNLPYESTILYAPTWGHTREWEQLLPLFKKLPCNLIIKNHIYVNPGQAYPKGLEAMYESCLRSVQEMEEFALNDNPPNIIVAPRTLNICTLFPFVDILVSDQSSVSIEFLPFGTSIETGRFNPDPNQLKPQSSLISQDVLFMPFEQLQDVFASEKSFTDFIKEQKQKSDRQQIVNQKIKFSGQLIAQLIDRYLSFWQVHEHPIQPHTAFEALMNQWHDLLLS, encoded by the coding sequence ATGATAGAAAAGAAACCGATTCGGATTTATGTTGATATGGTTGCTGACCTATTTCATGCGGGTCACGCCAATTTTTTGAAGCAAGCACGAGCTTTAGGGGATCAATTAATTGTTGGCATTCACTCGGATGAAACCGTTGCTGGATACAAACGTCAACCTTTGATGAGTATGGCAGAAAGAATAGCAGTGGTTGAAAGTTGTCGCTATGTTGATGAAGTGATTCCTAATGCACCGCTAAATGTAACCTTAGACTACTTGAATCAATTAAAGATTGATTATGTTTGTCATGGCGATGATGTCTCTCCTGAAAATCTGGAAAAATGGTATGGAGAAATTCACAAACAAGGTCGCCTCAAGTTAGTTCCTTATACTAAAAATATTTCTACCACTAATTTACTCCAGCGCGTTTCATCAAGAAGCAAATTTAATTTTATCAGTCAACCCATTCAGGTTGATTTTGTCGCTTACCATGACTTACAAGCTCAAGCAGGACTATCCGTTTTTGAAGCCATGAGTCAACACTTTGATTGTCGTTGGTTAATTGGCCCTGAGCAACAACCCACAGGTGCAAAAGCCGCCGTTTTACTCGATCATACTCACCATCATCCTCAAATTAGAAAATCAGCGCAGGGTTATCAATACTTATTTTATCTTCCCCATGACTTAGGAGATGTGGATGCTTATGAAATTGAAAAGCAACGGTTAAAGGAATTTAATATTATTTTTGTTCCCGGTTCGTTACACCGAAATTATGCTCAACAAGCATTAGGATTAAGTTATACACAACCTTTTCACAAACCCACCCAATTAATCTTACAAGGAGGCTGGCCAAAATACGACAAAATCAACTTAGCTGAAAGTAATAATGAACTTTATTTAAAGTTAACCAACTTACCTTATGAATCTACCATTTTATATGCACCAACTTGGGGACATACGAGAGAATGGGAACAACTGTTACCCCTGTTTAAGAAACTTCCCTGTAACTTGATTATCAAAAATCATATTTATGTTAATCCAGGTCAAGCTTACCCCAAAGGGTTAGAAGCAATGTATGAAAGTTGTCTTCGTTCTGTTCAAGAAATGGAGGAATTTGCTTTAAACGATAACCCACCTAATATTATCGTAGCTCCCAGAACCTTAAATATCTGTACCCTATTTCCTTTTGTTGATATTTTAGTTTCGGATCAATCCTCAGTCAGTATAGAATTTCTTCCCTTTGGAACCAGTATAGAAACAGGTCGTTTTAATCCTGATCCGAATCAACTTAAACCTCAATCGAGTTTAATTTCTCAGGATGTTTTATTTATGCCTTTTGAACAACTTCAGGACGTTTTTGCTTCTGAGAAATCGTTCACAGATTTTATCAAAGAACAAAAACAAAAATCTGATCGTCAACAGATTGTTAACCAAAAAATTAAATTTTCAGGTCAATTAATTGCTCAATTAATTGATCGCTATCTTTCATTCTGGCAAGTTCATGAACATCCAATTCAACCCCATACAGCCTTTGAAGCCCTGATGAATCAATGGCATGATTTACTTTTAAGTTAA
- a CDS encoding class I SAM-dependent methyltransferase yields the protein MAFNWHEVWERKGRLETTNLKELDGFEETTIDPEWVAKQISDILEIKPDDKVLEVGCGAGMIAQYLNCDYVGIDYSKSLVQKHIQLLGHSVLQGSANNLIFKDQSFDKVFAYSVFHYFPDLDYAKTVIREMKRVAKTAIFIGDLPCKSHRAEHLLFNAEDFNDAETTPGFYNPDRFNILIKNKLS from the coding sequence ATGGCTTTTAATTGGCATGAAGTTTGGGAGCGAAAGGGACGTTTAGAAACGACCAATTTAAAAGAGTTAGATGGGTTTGAAGAAACTACCATTGACCCGGAATGGGTAGCCAAGCAAATTAGTGATATTTTAGAAATCAAACCCGATGATAAAGTCTTAGAAGTCGGTTGTGGGGCTGGGATGATTGCCCAATATTTAAACTGTGATTATGTCGGGATTGACTATTCAAAATCCTTAGTCCAAAAACATATTCAACTGCTGGGTCATTCAGTTTTACAGGGATCAGCGAATAATTTAATTTTTAAAGACCAATCCTTTGATAAAGTTTTTGCTTATAGTGTATTTCACTATTTCCCTGATTTAGATTACGCTAAAACCGTGATTCGAGAGATGAAAAGAGTTGCTAAAACGGCTATTTTTATTGGAGATTTACCCTGCAAATCCCATCGTGCAGAACATCTTCTTTTTAATGCAGAAGATTTTAACGATGCTGAAACTACCCCAGGTTTTTATAATCCTGATCGATTTAATATCTTAATCAAAAATAAACTCTCTTAA
- the aepY gene encoding phosphonopyruvate decarboxylase: MIPAETFIQATQKLGFGLYTGVPCSYLTPFINYVIDSTDLRYVGAANEGDAVAIASGAELTGIPSIVMFQNSGLGNAVNPLTSLNQTFKIPILIIVTWRGQPDGVADEPQHHLMGQITPQLLELMQIPWDYFPTEVEEIQPTLNRAMEHLKTQQTPYALIMKKGSVESCPLNSSLPPKPDQVPNTSAQFESHESYSRHDILKAIKNQIQPSDILLATTGYCGRELYAIEDCQNQFYMVGSMGCASSLGLGIALNKPQHRVIVLDGDGAALMRLGALATIGYERPTNLIHILLDNQCHESTGGQSTVSHSIDFSAIASACGYEKLACLTTPEQLQSALSSPSEQLTFLHVKIKPGIPKQLPRPTITPPEVAQRLRQFLLTQV; the protein is encoded by the coding sequence ATGATTCCAGCCGAAACGTTTATTCAAGCAACACAAAAGTTAGGATTTGGATTATATACAGGTGTTCCCTGTTCCTATCTGACACCTTTCATTAATTATGTGATTGATTCTACGGATTTACGCTATGTGGGGGCAGCTAATGAAGGGGATGCTGTAGCGATCGCATCGGGTGCAGAATTAACCGGAATTCCCAGTATTGTTATGTTTCAAAACTCTGGGTTAGGAAATGCGGTTAACCCCTTAACATCCCTCAATCAAACCTTTAAAATTCCCATCCTAATTATTGTGACATGGCGGGGTCAACCCGATGGGGTTGCTGATGAACCTCAACATCATCTAATGGGACAAATTACACCGCAATTGCTGGAATTAATGCAAATTCCCTGGGATTATTTCCCCACAGAAGTTGAGGAAATTCAACCGACATTAAACCGGGCAATGGAACATCTGAAAACCCAGCAAACTCCTTATGCTTTAATTATGAAAAAAGGATCAGTGGAGTCTTGCCCTTTGAATTCTAGCCTACCCCCTAAACCTGATCAAGTTCCGAATACTTCAGCACAATTTGAATCTCATGAAAGTTATAGTCGCCATGACATTTTGAAAGCAATTAAAAATCAGATTCAACCCTCAGATATTCTGTTAGCAACAACAGGCTATTGTGGTCGAGAACTGTATGCCATTGAAGATTGCCAGAATCAATTTTATATGGTTGGGTCAATGGGATGTGCTTCCAGTCTTGGCTTAGGAATTGCTTTGAATAAACCTCAACACCGTGTTATTGTTTTAGATGGAGATGGAGCCGCTTTAATGCGTTTAGGAGCCTTAGCAACTATTGGTTATGAACGGCCAACGAACCTTATTCATATTTTATTAGATAATCAATGCCATGAATCCACAGGAGGTCAATCTACCGTTTCCCATTCTATTGATTTTAGCGCGATCGCCTCGGCTTGCGGTTATGAAAAATTAGCCTGTTTAACGACACCCGAACAACTACAAAGTGCTTTAAGTTCCCCTTCAGAACAATTGACTTTCCTACACGTTAAAATCAAACCAGGAATTCCAAAACAATTACCTCGACCCACCATTACCCCTCCTGAAGTTGCCCAACGTTTACGACAATTTTTATTAACCCAAGTATGA
- a CDS encoding glycosyltransferase: MSIDPQILETLEPLIDQLPEVYQSIYLGKELVREGLRQNDWERLEVIKDYIKPGQTILDVGSNVGFFTINLAKMFPDNVFVSVEKQYSYARLQAELIKLEGVKNVILINSVVTSDWLIKASQSCTYFDVTLLLSVLHHIEDAEYFLTELNKISKSFIMELPHPDESRVCGKDILKTQLTLDKISQVKPVFIKMNYEATTHCDTELTRSFYYADSPDYEREALFPYIGYPLNPRNYIIKSTDQGVVIHKSHLKQDIQIIPGVLLYDIAQIGQIFAPQYETVKQQIESQFKRLNTLDNVADIRPWNLLFTAEGLKFIDYQYTSDLDVDLKFDHQRDFNLICNFINDLFGIYPKPQILIDGVFFQLYQTGIARVWKSLLEEWSTQDFSKHILVLDRAGTSPRIRGIRYRTIPAYSYSSTDQDKQMLQYICDEEEADLFISTYYTTPLTTPSVFMAYDMIPEVLGGNLNEPMWREKHHAIRHASTYISISENTAKDLVKLFPNLSLDAVTVAHCGVSSIYTQATVEEIRQFRIKYGIYKPYFILVGMSNGYKNGELFFKAFSQLCTAHGFELVCTGTGAFFMSEFRQYTPGVVVHPLQLNDEELKAAYSGAVALVYPSIYEGFGLPILEALACGCPVITCSNASIPEVAGEAALYVNDHDVNGLTDALCEVQKPKVREFLIEAGLEQAKKFSWSKMADQVSLALINATLLPLNLREINLVVFPDWTQPEETLYLELGTIIQAISNHPDRSQITLLIDNSNIIDEDADLALSSVIMNLMMEAEFEVDESVEMTLIGNLSQMQWKALLTHVQGWIRLEHENQEAIASVCAEIIPIYDLTI; the protein is encoded by the coding sequence ATGTCAATTGATCCACAAATCTTAGAAACCTTAGAACCGTTAATTGATCAACTTCCAGAAGTTTATCAATCGATTTACTTAGGGAAGGAATTAGTTCGGGAAGGTTTACGTCAAAATGATTGGGAAAGGCTAGAAGTCATTAAAGATTATATTAAACCCGGTCAGACGATATTAGATGTGGGTTCTAACGTTGGTTTTTTTACGATTAATCTAGCAAAAATGTTTCCTGACAATGTATTTGTCAGCGTTGAAAAACAATATAGTTATGCTCGTCTACAAGCCGAATTAATTAAATTAGAAGGGGTTAAAAATGTTATTTTAATTAATTCTGTTGTAACTTCAGATTGGCTAATTAAAGCTTCCCAATCCTGTACTTATTTTGATGTGACTCTTTTACTTTCTGTCTTACATCATATTGAAGACGCAGAATATTTTTTAACAGAACTGAACAAAATTTCCAAATCTTTTATTATGGAACTTCCTCACCCCGATGAGTCTAGGGTGTGTGGAAAAGATATTTTAAAAACCCAGCTTACCTTGGATAAAATTAGCCAAGTTAAACCCGTTTTTATTAAAATGAATTATGAAGCTACAACCCATTGTGATACCGAATTAACCCGCTCATTTTACTATGCGGATTCACCGGATTACGAAAGAGAAGCGTTGTTTCCTTATATTGGCTATCCCTTAAACCCTCGTAACTATATTATTAAATCAACGGATCAAGGTGTTGTCATTCATAAATCCCATCTGAAGCAAGATATTCAGATCATTCCAGGTGTTCTCCTTTATGATATTGCTCAAATTGGACAAATTTTTGCTCCTCAATATGAAACAGTTAAACAGCAAATAGAATCCCAATTTAAACGGCTTAATACTCTTGATAATGTAGCGGATATTAGACCTTGGAATCTATTATTTACAGCCGAGGGTCTAAAATTTATTGATTATCAATATACTTCTGATTTAGATGTAGATTTAAAATTTGATCATCAAAGAGACTTTAACCTCATCTGCAATTTTATCAATGACCTATTTGGCATTTACCCTAAACCTCAAATTTTGATTGATGGCGTTTTTTTCCAACTTTACCAAACAGGAATTGCCAGGGTTTGGAAATCTTTACTCGAAGAATGGTCTACTCAAGACTTTAGTAAACATATTTTAGTCTTAGATCGAGCCGGAACATCGCCCCGCATCCGTGGCATCCGATATCGAACTATTCCAGCTTATAGTTATAGTAGCACAGACCAAGATAAGCAAATGTTGCAGTATATCTGCGATGAAGAAGAAGCAGATTTATTCATTTCAACATACTATACTACTCCTCTAACAACCCCTTCAGTTTTTATGGCTTATGATATGATTCCTGAAGTTTTAGGGGGAAATTTGAATGAACCCATGTGGCGAGAAAAACATCATGCCATTCGCCATGCTTCTACTTATATTTCTATTTCTGAAAATACAGCAAAGGATTTAGTCAAGCTGTTTCCTAATCTCTCTTTAGATGCCGTTACAGTCGCCCATTGTGGTGTATCTTCTATCTATACTCAGGCTACGGTAGAAGAAATTCGGCAATTTAGAATTAAATATGGAATTTATAAACCCTATTTTATTCTCGTGGGGATGAGCAATGGTTATAAAAATGGAGAACTATTTTTTAAAGCTTTTTCTCAACTTTGTACTGCTCATGGCTTTGAGTTAGTTTGTACGGGAACAGGTGCTTTCTTTATGTCAGAATTTAGACAATATACCCCTGGAGTTGTTGTTCATCCTTTACAACTCAATGATGAAGAATTAAAAGCGGCTTATTCAGGAGCCGTAGCTTTAGTTTATCCTTCTATTTATGAAGGATTTGGCTTACCGATTTTGGAAGCTTTAGCTTGTGGCTGTCCTGTGATTACTTGTTCTAATGCTTCAATTCCTGAAGTCGCTGGAGAAGCAGCTTTATATGTCAATGATCATGATGTAAATGGATTAACAGATGCTTTGTGTGAAGTACAGAAACCCAAAGTCCGTGAGTTTTTAATCGAAGCAGGTTTAGAACAAGCTAAAAAGTTCTCTTGGTCAAAAATGGCTGATCAGGTCAGTTTAGCTTTAATAAATGCAACACTTTTGCCCCTAAATTTGAGAGAGATCAATTTAGTTGTTTTTCCCGATTGGACTCAACCAGAAGAAACCCTTTATTTAGAGTTGGGAACTATTATCCAAGCTATCTCAAATCACCCTGACAGAAGCCAAATTACTTTACTGATTGATAATAGTAATATTATTGATGAAGATGCAGATTTAGCTTTATCTAGCGTGATTATGAACCTTATGATGGAAGCAGAATTTGAGGTTGATGAGAGTGTAGAAATGACTTTAATTGGAAACTTGAGTCAAATGCAGTGGAAAGCTTTATTAACTCATGTTCAAGGGTGGATTAGACTAGAGCATGAAAATCAAGAGGCGATCGCATCCGTCTGTGCAGAAATTATCCCAATTTATGATTTGACTATTTAG
- a CDS encoding O-linked N-acetylglucosamine transferase, SPINDLY family protein → MISEQSLILSFDGQQQADEAWQKGNYALVTQLYEQAIEAQPECKAYYWYMGLALLLQGQETEAQTTWLCAMAEGEPEEIEQWTIELIEVLQTEANHQLESKNYTNAWVIRQHIREINPEDINNLLHLIGLSTLIPTYTGEELKEWGVINFLNSEKDIGLDSNLLLEVLKNVLDYAPFEPSTLEFTEACLPYVKDTSPFIATFIEFIYKTAYIFSRHYLAVKYTELCLRLEPKNYELLINLSSLYQDIHEFNKGIETAKVSISIADTLTEKIYANYILMRALMSAGGYWEEFTVALNEHFLLLQTLFDQQPRSLDPASTVRLFASSFFFAYFQDNPYKNLAIRRQIAQIAQFNIESYAHEEVEKFRKWKSPLIKIEERSNKRLKIGYLSHCLRSHSVGWLARWVFQHHDPNRFEIYGYFMSTVKTNDPLKNWYFDHVNKGHLLGLSGTEAAEKIYEDEIDILVDLDSITLTNTADVMAIKPAPVQVTWLGWDASNIPTIDYYIADPYVLPEDAQAHYTEKIWRLPQTYIAVDGFEVGVPTLRRDELDIPNDSIIYLTAQRAYKCHPDIVRLQLQILKAVPNSYLLVKGVSDQKSLEKFFFEIAQSEGIECERLKFLPLAPSEEIHRANLGIGDVVLDTYPYNGATTTMETLWMGIPMVTRVGEQFAARNSYTMMINAGITEGIAWTDEEYVKWGIKLGTDENLRQQIAWKLRKNRQTAPLWNGKQFTREMENAYEQMWQKYIEGKN, encoded by the coding sequence TTGGTTATGTGCAATGGCAGAAGGGGAGCCGGAAGAAATTGAGCAATGGACAATAGAACTAATCGAGGTTTTGCAAACTGAAGCTAACCATCAGTTAGAATCAAAAAATTATACCAATGCTTGGGTGATTCGTCAGCATATTCGAGAAATTAACCCGGAAGATATCAATAATTTATTGCATTTAATCGGATTATCAACCCTTATTCCAACCTATACAGGAGAAGAACTTAAAGAGTGGGGAGTGATCAATTTCCTCAATTCAGAAAAAGATATTGGGTTAGATTCCAATCTTTTACTCGAAGTTTTAAAAAATGTTTTAGATTATGCTCCATTTGAGCCATCTACATTAGAGTTCACTGAGGCGTGTTTACCCTATGTGAAGGATACATCACCATTTATAGCCACTTTTATTGAGTTTATTTATAAAACGGCTTACATATTTTCTCGCCATTATTTGGCAGTAAAATACACAGAATTATGTTTACGTCTTGAACCTAAAAATTATGAGCTATTGATAAATTTATCATCCCTGTATCAGGATATTCATGAGTTTAATAAGGGGATAGAAACAGCTAAAGTTTCTATATCTATTGCTGATACTTTAACAGAGAAAATCTATGCTAACTATATCCTGATGCGAGCTTTGATGAGTGCGGGAGGATATTGGGAGGAGTTTACTGTTGCACTCAACGAACACTTTTTATTGTTGCAAACTTTATTTGATCAGCAACCGCGATCTTTAGATCCTGCAAGTACGGTACGCTTATTTGCATCTAGCTTTTTCTTCGCGTATTTTCAAGATAATCCTTATAAAAATTTAGCAATTCGTCGTCAAATCGCCCAGATAGCCCAGTTCAATATTGAATCTTATGCCCACGAGGAAGTGGAAAAATTTAGGAAGTGGAAATCACCCCTGATCAAAATTGAAGAACGTAGCAATAAACGTTTAAAGATAGGATATCTCTCTCATTGTTTACGTTCTCATTCTGTTGGTTGGTTAGCGCGATGGGTATTTCAGCACCATGACCCGAATCGCTTTGAAATTTATGGTTACTTCATGAGTACAGTAAAAACTAATGATCCTTTGAAAAATTGGTACTTTGATCATGTCAATAAAGGTCATTTATTAGGATTATCTGGAACAGAAGCGGCTGAAAAAATTTATGAAGATGAAATTGATATTTTAGTCGATCTTGATAGCATTACACTCACTAATACTGCTGATGTTATGGCGATTAAACCCGCGCCTGTTCAAGTGACCTGGCTGGGTTGGGATGCGAGTAATATCCCGACAATTGACTATTATATCGCTGATCCTTATGTGCTTCCAGAGGATGCTCAAGCCCACTATACGGAGAAAATTTGGCGTTTACCTCAAACTTATATTGCAGTAGATGGTTTTGAAGTGGGTGTACCAACCCTGCGTCGAGATGAGCTAGATATTCCCAATGATTCTATTATTTATTTGACCGCCCAAAGAGCATACAAATGTCATCCAGACATCGTAAGGTTACAATTACAAATTCTCAAAGCTGTACCCAATAGCTATCTTCTAGTGAAGGGCGTATCTGATCAAAAATCTCTGGAAAAATTCTTTTTTGAGATCGCACAATCTGAAGGAATAGAATGTGAACGATTAAAGTTTTTACCTTTGGCTCCTTCTGAGGAAATTCACAGAGCCAACCTTGGTATTGGTGATGTCGTATTAGACACCTATCCTTATAATGGCGCAACAACTACAATGGAAACTCTGTGGATGGGAATTCCGATGGTAACACGAGTAGGTGAACAATTTGCGGCTCGCAATAGTTATACCATGATGATTAATGCCGGAATTACAGAAGGTATTGCTTGGACAGATGAAGAATATGTGAAATGGGGAATTAAGTTAGGAACAGATGAAAATCTACGCCAACAAATTGCTTGGAAATTAAGGAAAAACAGACAAACGGCTCCGTTGTGGAATGGGAAACAGTTTACTCGTGAAATGGAAAATGCTTATGAACAAATGTGGCAGAAGTATATTGAGGGTAAGAATTGA
- a CDS encoding 2-aminoethylphosphonate aminotransferase: protein MKIPHRPILLNPGPVTLSERVRKALLREDLCHREPEFAELILDIKTRLLQVYPEATKDYEAIILTGSGTSAVEAMLSTLIPPSGKALVVANGVYGERMAKMIQTHNKPLTIVKSAWDEPMNLNEVENCLNQDSTITHIVAVHHETTTGRLNDIEKLGEICYNKNIALLLDCVSSFAAETLKFSQWNLEACAATANKCLHGVPGLSFVVVKKSVFESRPSAANTLYLDLYPYQKQQQEGYSPFTQAVQISYALQEALKELEDLGGWKTRQQLYQYRSHQIQNKLQSLGIKTLLEPQAYSCVLKSYQLPTGYTYQQIHDHLKQSGFVIYAGQGGLENRIFRIANMGDIQEIEIQYLLECFEKLLQS from the coding sequence ATGAAAATTCCCCATCGTCCTATTTTACTAAACCCTGGCCCAGTAACTCTGAGTGAAAGAGTTCGTAAAGCTTTATTGCGAGAAGATTTATGCCATCGAGAACCAGAATTTGCTGAATTAATATTAGACATCAAAACTCGTTTATTGCAGGTTTATCCAGAAGCGACAAAAGATTATGAAGCCATTATTTTAACAGGTTCAGGAACCTCGGCTGTAGAAGCGATGCTATCAACTTTAATTCCTCCATCAGGAAAAGCTTTAGTTGTCGCCAATGGGGTTTATGGAGAACGGATGGCTAAAATGATTCAAACTCACAATAAACCCTTAACAATCGTCAAATCTGCTTGGGATGAACCGATGAATCTCAATGAAGTTGAGAACTGTTTAAACCAAGATTCAACCATTACCCATATCGTAGCCGTTCACCATGAAACAACGACAGGACGATTAAATGATATCGAAAAATTAGGAGAAATTTGCTACAATAAAAATATTGCTTTATTGTTAGATTGTGTCTCTAGTTTTGCAGCAGAAACCTTAAAATTCTCCCAGTGGAATTTAGAAGCTTGTGCCGCAACAGCTAATAAGTGTTTGCATGGGGTTCCAGGGTTGTCATTTGTTGTGGTGAAAAAATCCGTCTTTGAGTCTCGTCCCTCGGCCGCTAATACCCTATATCTTGACCTTTATCCCTATCAAAAACAGCAACAAGAAGGTTACTCACCCTTTACTCAAGCCGTACAAATTAGTTATGCTTTGCAAGAAGCTTTAAAAGAATTAGAAGATTTAGGAGGATGGAAAACGAGACAACAGTTATATCAATATCGCTCTCACCAAATTCAAAATAAATTACAAAGTTTGGGAATTAAAACTCTTTTAGAACCTCAAGCTTATTCCTGTGTTTTAAAGTCTTATCAGTTACCGACGGGCTACACTTATCAGCAAATTCATGATCACTTAAAACAATCAGGTTTTGTCATTTATGCAGGACAAGGAGGGTTAGAAAACCGTATTTTCCGTATTGCTAATATGGGAGATATTCAAGAAATTGAAATTCAATATCTTCTAGAATGCTTTGAAAAATTACTTCAATCTTAA